Below is a genomic region from Deinococcus koreensis.
TGGGCCTGCAGTGGCGGGCGGTGGACGCCGACAGCGGCTCCATCGGCGGCAGCGCCAGCCGTGAATTCACGGTGCTCTCGGAGGTGGGCGAGGACGAGGTGCTGTACACCGACGACGGCCTCTACGCGGCGAATGCCGAGCGGGCGGTGTCGCGGGCTGCGGAAGCTCCGCCCAGTCCGTTCCAGGGCTTCGCCCGGCACCACACCCCCGGCACCGTGACCGTCGCCTCGGCCTGCGCGGCGCTGGGCTGCGAGGCCGCCCACATGCTCAAGAACGTCCTGTACGACGCGGCCTTCCTGACCGCTGACGGCGAGCGGCGCCGGGTGCCGGTGCTGGTCAGCCTGCGGGGCAACCATACGGTCAATCCGGTCAAGCTCTGGAACGCCGTGCAGGAGCGGGAAGAGGGCACCCTGCTGAGTCTGGAGGTGGCGCAGACCGGGCAGTGGGCCGCCTCTCCCCTGCCCCTGGGCTTTCTGGCCCCCGATCTGCCGGACACGGTGATCGCGCGCCGGGAGGGCCTGCAGCCGGCCTTCCTGCGGCTATGCGACCTGGCCGGGGCGGATCTGCGCGACTTCGCCACCGGCGGGAACGAGCCGGACATCCACGTCAGCGGCGCGAACTGGGGCGCCGACTACGCGCTGCCGGAGGTCGCGGATCTCCGGCAGGCTCAGCCGGGCGAGGCGAGCGTACACGACCCGCGGCAACCCCTGCGCTCGGCCCGCGGGATCGAGGTCGGGCACGTGTTTCAGCTGGGCACGCGCTACACGGCCGCCATGAACGCCACCTTCGTCGACACGGGCGTCAATACGGGCGTCGGCGCGGACGGCGCGGCCCACCCACTGCAGATGGGCTGCTACGGCATCGGCGTCAGCCGGCTCGTGCAGGCCGTGGCGGAACAGCTGGCCGACGACCGGGGCCTGAGCTGGCCGGACGTGATCGCGCCCTACCACGTCCTCCTGACGGTGGTGGATGGAGGCGATGCCGCACAGGTGGACGCCGCCGAGGCCCTGTACCGCATGCTGCGGGCCGCCGGTCTGGACGTGCTGCTGGACGACCGGCCGGAGCGGGCCGGGATCAAGTTCGCCGACGCCGACCTGTGGGGCATTCCCTACCGGGTCACGCTGGGCCGGGCGCTGAAGGAGGGGCAGGTCGAGATCAGGGTCAGGCGCAGCGGCGAGGAGCACCGGCTGGCGCCAGAGGAGGTGCCGGACTGGCTGGCCGCGCGGCTGGACTGGCAACGCGGCTGAGCTGACGCTGGGGGTTGACCTTGGGTGCCGGCACCGACCGACGCTGGAGCCGACCCGAGCTCCGTGAGCCGGCCGAAGACTTCGACCTACAGCATTTGTCAAATAAGCTGTTCTCTTTTGACCGAACGGAGTGAGTGAATTTGACGGAGTATTTGGGGCTTGCAAAGCTGCGAAGCAGAGAATGGAAGCATCAGACGCCCTTTGTCTGATGCTGTAATTCGGACAAATGCTCTAAACTTCGGCCCGGCGCTGGAAGATCCAACGCCGGGCCGAAGCAGGGAGGTCAAGCTACAGTTTTATCTTTACTCGTCGTCGCGGCGGGGGGTGTTGCTCCAGCCACGATCCGTACGGGCACGCGGGCGATCCGCAGCGCCGGCGTCGGCCTCGCGGGGGACCGCCGTATCGCGGGGGCGGAACTCGCGGTCGGGGGCACCGCCACGGTCTTCACGGGGACGGTCTTCGCGCGGGCGGAACCCGCCGCCCTGGTAGCCACCACGGTCTTCGCGCGGCCGGAACCCGCCACCGCTGGAACCACCACGGTCGCCGCCGCCCTGATACCCACCACGATCTTCACGGGGACGGAACCCGCCACCACTGGAACCACCACGGTCGCCGCCGCCCTGGTAGCCACCGCGGTCTTCGCGCGGCCGGAACCCGCCACCGCTGGAACCACCACGGTCGCCGCCGCCCTGATACCCACCACGATCTTCACGGGGACGGAACCCGCCGCCACTGGAACCGCCACGGTCGCCGCCGCCCTGGTAGCCACCACGGTCTTCACGGGGACGGAACCCGCCGCCGCCGGAACCACCACGGTCGCCGCCGCCCTGGTAACCGCCACGGTCTTCGCGGGGACGGAACCCGCCCTGTCCACCGGGACGGTCACTGCTGGGGCGGTCGCCGCTGGGCCGCTCGCTCGGGCCGCCGGGGCGCAGGCCAGTCTGGGCCTGGCTCTCGCGCAGTTCGCGCATCTCGCGGCGCAGGCCACGGATTTCCTTGCTCTGGGTTTCGAGCATGTCCTTCAGTTCGGCCAGCAGGCCCAGCAGATCATCGGCGTCGATGAACTCGTCCTCGCCGTCCTCGTCCTCGCCCTGCTCACCGCTCACGGCGCCCTCGGCGCTCAGGCCCGCTTCCTGCTGGGCCTCCTGTTCATCCAGCACGGCGTCCTCGTCGGGCTCGCCCTGAAGCTGGGGAATGATCTCGCGCAGTTCTTCGGGGGTCTGCTCACCCTGGCGCGGTTCCTGGTTCTCGGTCATCTGGTCTGCTCCTTTGCTCTGCGGAACCGGCCTCTGGTGGGTCTCGGGCCGCAGACGTGCCCTGGAGTCTACCACCCCCGACCCCCGCCTCCGGGACGTGAACGACCCCATAACGCGGCCTCATCCCGGAGCCGCCCCGGTGCGCTGTACCCGTGGACAGGGATCATGGGGGCGTCACCTGACGACCCTATACTTCCCGGCATGAGACGCGCGACCCTCGCCACGCTGAGCCTGCTCGCCCTGGGCAGTGCCGGGGCCCAGACCGGAGCACAGACCAGTGCACCCACCCGTACCGTCACCATCGGCCTGGGGTACTTTCCCAACGTGCAGTTCACGCCCTTCTACGTGGCCGACCGGCTGGGGTATTTCAAGGCCGAGGGCCTGAACGTGAAGTTCCAGCACGGCTTCATCAACGAGCTGATGCCGCTGCTGCTGCAGGGCAAGCTCGACTACGTGGTCGGTGATCCCGAGGACGCGATCTTCGCGAAAAACCAGGGCGCCGACGTCCGCTACGTCATGGCGATGTACCAGAAGAGCCCCGTGACCGTGTTCAGCCTGAGCCCCCTGAACTCGCCCGCCGACCTCAGGGGCAAGACGGTCGGGATTCCCGGCCCCTTCGGCAGTTCCTACAACGCCATCCAGGCGCTGCTGGACGACGCAAAGCTGAGGGAGGGCCAGGACGTGAAGCTGGCCACCATCGGCTTCACGCAGCAGGACGCGGTGCGCTCGGGCCGGGTCGACGCTGCCGTGGGCTATATCAACAACGACGTCGTGCTGCTGGGCAAGGCGACCGGCAAGAAGGTCTACAGCCTGGATCTCAGCGGCCCCTACCCGATGGTCGGCGCCGGCCTGATCGCCACCGGCCGGAGCCTGGGCGGCGACGTGGTTCGCAAGGTGGTGCGCGCCTCGCAGCGTGGCCTGAAGTTCACGGTGGCCGACCCGGCGCGCGCCTTCAAGCTGGCCCAGCCGGTCTTCGGCGCCGAGGGCGGGTCGCTGGACATTCTGAAGGCCAGCACCGCCCTGATGACCAGCGCCTACACGCAGCAGAGCGGCCTGGGCGCAATGAATCCCGCCGCCTGGACGAAGGCCGTGGCCGCGCTGGTGGGGCAGAAGAAACTGCCTGCCGGCGCGAAGGCCACGGACTATTACTCCAACAGCTTCATCAGCAAGACCCTGAAGTAAGGGGGGCGGGAGGTCGAGACGGGCGTCGGAACACGCGAGTGAGACGGCCTACGGGCGCCGTCTCACTCTGACCTCCCTCCCCCCGTCTGCGGTCGACCCTCCTCGGGGTCTGATACGCACTGCGCTCCATTCCGGAACATCCAGGACAGCACCGGATGTTCCTCCATACCGCACAGCACGTCCTTTTGTCTCACCCCACGCCCGACCCCCGGTTCGGTGAACGGCCGCACCCCGGCGGCGTCACCGTACCCACATCCGTTCGGCAGGCCGAGCTAGGGCCTGAGCGCGCAGGGTGGCCGCCGTGCGGAACGACCACTTCAGCGGCGTCCCGTTGACCGTCACGCTCACGTGATAGGTCTGTCCGGCGACCAGGGGCGAGCGTGGGATCACGAACACCGCCCCGTAGCCCCTGAGGATGCTGCGCCCGATATCCTGCGCGCTGCGGGGGCCGCCGGGGTAGTTGCCGGGGCTGTCCGTGGTGTTCACGTACTGCGTGCTGCCGAAGGCACACACCTCCAGCGCCCCGCCCCCCTCCAGGGTCAGGGTCGCGTCCGTGGCGGTCGTGTCGCCATGCACGCGGCTGGACGCCACCAGGGGCAGGCCGGTGCGGCGGGGATCGAAGCCCGCGCAGGGCGTCAGCGGGTTCGGCCACTCGCCGCCCGGATACTGCCCCATGTCCGTCTCCCGGCCGTTCCCCGGAAACGTGACCGGCTGCCCCGCGCCCGCACCGTCGGGCCGGATGGACGTGATCCCGCTGCCCGTCTGCACGTACCCCTCGTCATTCGGCCCACCCCCATTCGGCCCACCCACGTCCGGTGAGCGCCGCGCGAACGAGCCGATGCCCACCCGCGCCTGGGCCGAGTGCAGCATCCCCACCGCATGGAAGGGCACGCTGAACAGCGTATCGGTCGCCGACGTGCTTCCGGCCAGCTCCGAGGCCCGCTGCACGCTCCACGACAGGTTGCTGTTGGCCGCGCAGCTCAGGCCCTGCGGGGTCGCCATCGGCAGGGCGGCATCCTCGTTGTGGCCGTACACGCCATTGACCACGCTGTAGCGGCCGTGCAGCCAGCAGTTCATGCTGGCGTCCTCGTCGAAGGCCACCGCGCCCAGGCCGGCCTGGGCCCGCACCGCATTGAAGCGCGCGAACTCTGCCGCGATGCGTGTCCCGATCTCCACCCCGATCCGCGTGCTGGCCGTCTGGCCGCCGCCCTCCACGGTCACCGTGACCGGCACCAGCCCCTGTGGCAGGGCCCCGGCCGCCGCGCGGATGGAGACACCCGCCGCGCCCTGCAGACTGACCGCCAGCAGGTCACCGTCCGGGCTCTGCACGCTCACGCGCACGTCGTCCACCCCCTCCGGGCGCGTGATGCTCAGCGGCACCGTCAGCGCTGCTCCCGGTACCAGGCGCTGCGCGGGCACGGCCGCCACGCCCAGACGCACAGGCTCGGGCTTCGGCTCGACCAACTGCTTCACGGCCCCGCAGCCCCCCAGCAGCAGGGCCAGTCCAGCCAAAGTCCAGAGCTTCATCCTTCCCCCCTTCCCTGTTCTATGGGTCGCTGAACACGTTGTCCGGTGTGTTGCCGGTCAAGGAACCGCCGGGCTGGGCGTAGGCCCCAACACGGGTGTTGAACACGCCGCCGCCATTGCGGGCCGAGTTGCCCGTCACGCTGCCGC
It encodes:
- a CDS encoding proline--tRNA ligase; its protein translation is MRVSQGLFRTWREAPTGAETRGITMLLRAGYVHKLGSGLYTNLPLMQRTQAKLEALIREELPRVAQEVSFPVLQPGALWQESGRWDGYTQPGGIMFSLRDRTGRALALGPTHEEVAVATVRELVRSRRDLPVSLFQIGRKFRDELRPRSGLLRTCEFTMKDGYSFHATPGELATHFEDMAGAYARILTRLGLQWRAVDADSGSIGGSASREFTVLSEVGEDEVLYTDDGLYAANAERAVSRAAEAPPSPFQGFARHHTPGTVTVASACAALGCEAAHMLKNVLYDAAFLTADGERRRVPVLVSLRGNHTVNPVKLWNAVQEREEGTLLSLEVAQTGQWAASPLPLGFLAPDLPDTVIARREGLQPAFLRLCDLAGADLRDFATGGNEPDIHVSGANWGADYALPEVADLRQAQPGEASVHDPRQPLRSARGIEVGHVFQLGTRYTAAMNATFVDTGVNTGVGADGAAHPLQMGCYGIGVSRLVQAVAEQLADDRGLSWPDVIAPYHVLLTVVDGGDAAQVDAAEALYRMLRAAGLDVLLDDRPERAGIKFADADLWGIPYRVTLGRALKEGQVEIRVRRSGEEHRLAPEEVPDWLAARLDWQRG
- a CDS encoding ABC transporter substrate-binding protein, which codes for MRRATLATLSLLALGSAGAQTGAQTSAPTRTVTIGLGYFPNVQFTPFYVADRLGYFKAEGLNVKFQHGFINELMPLLLQGKLDYVVGDPEDAIFAKNQGADVRYVMAMYQKSPVTVFSLSPLNSPADLRGKTVGIPGPFGSSYNAIQALLDDAKLREGQDVKLATIGFTQQDAVRSGRVDAAVGYINNDVVLLGKATGKKVYSLDLSGPYPMVGAGLIATGRSLGGDVVRKVVRASQRGLKFTVADPARAFKLAQPVFGAEGGSLDILKASTALMTSAYTQQSGLGAMNPAAWTKAVAALVGQKKLPAGAKATDYYSNSFISKTLK